The Polyangium mundeleinium genome contains the following window.
CTTCGAAGTCGATCGGCACGAGGATCTTGTGGAACGGCATGATTCCTCCCTGATGCGCCGAGCCCGGATCGGTAAGGTCTCCTGGTGAGCGAGAGCGGACGCGGGCTACCCTGGACGGACGCGCCGATTGCGGGGAATCGGCAGTGGAAACCGGCGTTTCCCGCGTCGCGATAGTTGCTTGCGCGTTGGTGAGCGCGGCGTTAGCCTCATGATCGCCCTAGGCCCGTTCGTCGTCGAACTCTGACAGCCCGCTTTGCTCGCGGTCGCTCGATCTGTATCGGCTGACGGTCGCTCGTCTGTGTGGTCTCGAAGCGATCCGATGCACGGCCCGGGTCGCATCCGGGGAAGGTCAGGAGAGGTCGTGCATCGGGTGGTCTGAGGATGAGCAAGCGACTGTACGTGGGCAATTTGGCCTTCCACTCCACCGAGGAGAGCGTCCGCAGCGCTTTCCAGAGTGCCGGTGTGGAGGTCGTCGGTGTCCAGGTCATGACCGATCGGGTGACGGGGCAATCGCGCGGGTTCGGTTTCGTGGACGTGGCGGGCGACAAGGAAGCGCAGGCGGCCATCGACGCGCTTCATGGCAAGAGCCTGGACGGGCGCACCCTGACCGTGAACGAGGCGCGTGAGCGCACGCCGGGCGGCGGCGGCGGTGGTGGTGGTGGCTTCCGCGGCGGTGGCGGCGGCGGCATGGGCGGCGGTGGCGGCGGCGGCGGTGGCTACGGCGGTGGCGGCGGCGGCGGCGGTCGTGGTGGTGGCGGCGGCGGTCGCGGCGGCGATCGGCGCGGCGGTCGCGGCGGCGGCGGCGGCGGTCGGGATCGCGGTCGCGGCGATCGCGGCGATCGCTGGTAGGACGTGAGGGCCCGGCGAGAGCCGGCCCGAAAGAAAGCGCCCCGGAGCCAAGGCTTCGGGGCGCTTCTGTTTTGTGCGCGCCTCCGCGCGTATCAGCGCTTGAACGGCTTGCGGCCGGCGAAGACCTGACCCTCGCCGAGCTCGAAGCCGATGCGAAGGAGCTGGTTGTACTTCGCCACGCGATCCGAGCGGGAAGACGAGCCCGTCTTGATCTGGCCCGCGTTCGTGGCGACCGCGAGATCGGCGATGAACGTGTCCTCCGTCTCGCCGGAGCGGTGCGAGATGATCGACCGATAGCCGCCTTCGCCGGCGGTGCGGATGCAGTCGAGCGTCTCGGTGACCGTGCCGATCTGGTTCAGCTTGATCAGGATGGCGTTCGCGATCCCCTCGGACATGCCGCGCGCGAGGCGCTCGGGATTCGTGACGAAGAGATCATCGCCGACGAGCTGCACCTTCTTGCCGAGCCGCTCGGAGATGAGCTTCCAGCCCTTGTCGTCGTTCTCCGCGCAGCCGTCCTCGATCGAGACGATCGGGTAGCGCTTCGAAAGCTCCTCGTACACCGCGACGAGCTCCTCGGGCGTCTTCGGCCCCTTGTCGAACGTGTAGATGCCCTTGTCGGCGTCGAAGAACTCGCTCATCGCGGCGTCGAGCGCGAGGCCGATGTCCTCGCCGGGTTTGTAGCCGGCGGCCTCGATCGCGCGCATGACCTCCTGCAGCGCCGACTCGTTCGTGGCGAGGCGCGGCGCGAATCCGCCCTCGTCGCCGACGGCCGTCACGTGCCCGCCCTTCTTCAGGATCCCTTTGAGCGTGTGGA
Protein-coding sequences here:
- a CDS encoding RNA recognition motif domain-containing protein, which produces MSKRLYVGNLAFHSTEESVRSAFQSAGVEVVGVQVMTDRVTGQSRGFGFVDVAGDKEAQAAIDALHGKSLDGRTLTVNEARERTPGGGGGGGGGFRGGGGGGMGGGGGGGGGYGGGGGGGGRGGGGGGRGGDRRGGRGGGGGGRDRGRGDRGDRW
- the eno gene encoding phosphopyruvate hydratase; the protein is MSEIQSVMAREILDSRGNPTVEVEVRTTNGLGRAAVPSGASTGAYEAVELRDGDKKRYLGKGVSKAVRNVETVLGPAVVGMDALDQSAVDKVLIEADGSPNKGKLGANAILGVSMAVARAAADTVDLPLWRYLGGAAARVLPTPLMNILNGGVHADNGLEVQEFMIVPYGAVSFDEALRMGVEIFHTLKGILKKGGHVTAVGDEGGFAPRLATNESALQEVMRAIEAAGYKPGEDIGLALDAAMSEFFDADKGIYTFDKGPKTPEELVAVYEELSKRYPIVSIEDGCAENDDKGWKLISERLGKKVQLVGDDLFVTNPERLARGMSEGIANAILIKLNQIGTVTETLDCIRTAGEGGYRSIISHRSGETEDTFIADLAVATNAGQIKTGSSSRSDRVAKYNQLLRIGFELGEGQVFAGRKPFKR